The proteins below are encoded in one region of Cololabis saira isolate AMF1-May2022 chromosome 11, fColSai1.1, whole genome shotgun sequence:
- the LOC133454852 gene encoding phosphatidylinositol 3,4,5-trisphosphate 5-phosphatase 2A-like has product MAGGGGGGGGVSPLGPSPLMLYHRDLSRAAAEARGDGRDYSDAEDEKPPPTPRSASTSTPPGPNTPTESTPSANGLSTISHEYLKDPASRSWGATQRGGVGAGALDDQSCFVLQMAKTLSESEFPGQPPRAPSAPPPLRGQPMGLGLDACRTFPPRNPITESIAEDMPEEALWGSSSSSLSVGESSVEEWLRRLGLERYEQGLLHNGWDDLEFLSDITEEEKHHYK; this is encoded by the exons ATGGCCgggggaggaggtggaggtggaggggtTTCTCCGCTGGGGCCCTCGCCGCTGATGTTGTATCACCGGGACCTCAGCCGAGCTGCAGCCGA AGCGAGAGGAGACGGCAGGGACTATTCAGACGCAGAGGATGAgaagccaccccccacccctcgcTCTGCCTCCACCTCCACTCCCCCTGGGCCAAACACACCCACGGAGAGCACTCCTTCAGCTAATGGCCTGAGCACCATTTCTCATGAATACCTGAAGGATCCCGCCAGCCGGTCCTGGGGGGCcactca GCGAGGAGGTGTCGGAGCAGGAGCGTTGGACGATCAGTCGTGCTTCGTGCTCCAGATGGCAAAGACCCTGAGTGAGAGTGAATTTCCTGGACAGCCTCCTCGTGCACCATCAGCACCTCCGCCTCTTCGTGGGCAGCCAATGGGTTTAGGTCTGGACGCCTGCCGCACCTTCCCACCCAGAAACCCCATCACGGAGAGTATTGCAGAGGACATGCCAGAGGAAGCACTTTGGGGCAGCAGTAGTTCATCTTTGTCTGTGGGCGAATCTTCAGTCGAGGAGTGGCTACGGAGACTGGGCCTGGAGAGGTATGAGCAGGGCCTTCTGCACAACGGCTGGGACGACCTGGAGTTCCTCAGTGACATCACTGAGGAAGAAAAGCATCACTACAAATAA